Proteins from one Halovivax limisalsi genomic window:
- a CDS encoding ribonuclease J, with translation MEIEIATIGGYEEVGRQMTAVRAGDDVVIFDMGLNLSQVLIHDNVETERMHSLDLIDMGAIPDDRIMSDLEGDVQAIVPTHGHLDHIGAISKLAHRYNAPVVATPFTIELVKQQIESEQKFGVENDLVKMDPGETMSIGDSGQVELEFVNVTHSIIDAINPVLHTPEGAVVYGLDKRMDHTPVLGDPIDMERFREIGREGEGVLCYIEDCTNANKQGRTPSERTAREHLRDVLYSIEDYDGGIVATTFSSHIARVSSLVEFAQDIGRQPVLLGRSMEKYSGTAERLDFVDFPSDLGMFGHRKSVDRTFKRIMNEGKENFLPVVTGHQGEPRAMLTRMARGETPYELDDGDKVVFSARVIPEPTNEGQRYQAEKLLGMQGARIYSDIHVSGHLNQEGHYEMLQALQPQHLIPAHQDMKGFSGYVDLARSEGYKLGRDLHVTSNGNLIQLVE, from the coding sequence ATGGAAATAGAAATCGCAACGATAGGCGGTTACGAGGAAGTCGGACGGCAGATGACTGCCGTTCGCGCGGGCGACGACGTTGTCATCTTCGACATGGGACTGAACCTTTCGCAGGTTCTCATCCACGACAACGTCGAGACCGAACGGATGCACAGTCTCGACCTGATCGACATGGGCGCGATCCCGGACGACCGGATCATGTCCGATCTGGAGGGCGACGTGCAGGCGATCGTGCCGACACACGGTCACCTGGACCACATCGGCGCGATCTCGAAGCTCGCCCACCGGTACAACGCGCCGGTCGTCGCGACGCCGTTTACGATCGAGCTGGTCAAACAGCAGATCGAGAGCGAGCAGAAGTTCGGCGTCGAGAACGACCTGGTCAAGATGGACCCCGGCGAGACGATGTCGATCGGCGACAGCGGGCAGGTCGAACTCGAGTTCGTCAACGTCACCCACTCGATCATCGACGCCATCAACCCCGTGTTGCACACCCCAGAGGGGGCCGTCGTCTACGGGCTGGACAAGCGCATGGATCACACGCCGGTCCTCGGCGACCCGATCGACATGGAGCGCTTCCGCGAGATCGGTCGCGAGGGCGAGGGCGTCCTCTGTTACATCGAGGACTGTACGAACGCCAACAAGCAGGGTCGGACCCCGTCCGAGCGCACGGCGCGGGAGCATCTCCGTGACGTCCTCTACAGCATCGAGGACTACGACGGGGGGATCGTCGCGACGACGTTCTCGAGTCACATCGCTCGCGTCTCCTCGCTCGTCGAGTTCGCCCAGGACATCGGCCGCCAGCCGGTCCTGCTGGGCCGCTCGATGGAGAAGTACTCCGGGACGGCCGAGCGACTCGACTTCGTCGACTTCCCGTCGGATCTCGGCATGTTCGGCCACCGCAAGTCGGTCGACCGGACGTTCAAGCGCATCATGAACGAGGGCAAGGAGAACTTCCTGCCGGTCGTCACCGGTCACCAGGGCGAGCCGCGCGCGATGCTCACCCGGATGGCCCGCGGCGAGACGCCGTACGAACTCGACGACGGCGACAAGGTCGTCTTCTCCGCCCGGGTCATCCCGGAGCCGACCAACGAGGGCCAGCGCTACCAGGCCGAGAAGCTGCTGGGCATGCAGGGTGCGCGCATCTACTCGGACATTCACGTTTCGGGCCACCTCAACCAGGAGGGCCACTACGAGATGCTGCAGGCGCTGCAACCCCAGCACCTCATCCCGGCCCACCAGGACATGAAGGGCTTCTCCGGCTACGTCGACCTCGCACGGAGCGAGGGGTACAAGCTCGGACGCGACCTCCACGTGACGTCGAACGGCAACCTGATCCAGCTGGTCGAGTGA
- the eno gene encoding phosphopyruvate hydratase, with product MTLITDVRLREILDSRGDPTVEADVLTESGGFGRAAAPSGASTGEYEAIERPPSEAIAAARERVIPRLVGEVYAGNQRDVDAALRAADGTENYAEIGANSAVAISMAAAKAGADVLGAPLFQHLGGTFRGDTFPTPLGNVVGGGEHAADATDIQEFLAAPVGAPNVQDAVFANAAVHAAVADILDERDEPAGKGDEGAWAPSVTDAEAFEIVDDAVGRVADEVGFEIGFGLDVAASELYDADAGAYVYSDETRSTDEQIDYVADLVSRYDLVYVEDPLDEDDYDAYATLTDRVGDATLVCGDDLFVTNVERLRTGIDRGAANSILIKPNQIGTLADAFDAIELATASGYESVVSHRSGETEDVTIAHLAVATDASFIKTGAVGGERTAKLNELIRIEDDAI from the coding sequence ATGACGCTGATCACCGACGTCCGGCTCCGGGAGATCCTCGACTCGCGTGGCGATCCCACCGTCGAGGCCGACGTCCTCACCGAGAGCGGCGGGTTCGGCCGGGCGGCGGCACCGTCGGGAGCGAGCACCGGCGAGTACGAGGCGATCGAACGCCCGCCGAGCGAGGCCATCGCGGCCGCCCGCGAACGGGTGATTCCGCGACTCGTCGGTGAGGTCTACGCCGGGAACCAGCGCGACGTCGACGCGGCGCTGCGCGCGGCCGACGGCACCGAGAACTACGCCGAGATCGGAGCCAACAGCGCCGTCGCCATCTCGATGGCCGCGGCGAAAGCCGGCGCCGACGTTCTCGGTGCGCCGCTGTTTCAGCATCTCGGTGGTACCTTCCGTGGCGACACGTTCCCCACGCCGCTGGGCAACGTCGTCGGCGGTGGCGAACACGCCGCCGACGCGACGGATATTCAGGAGTTCCTCGCCGCGCCCGTCGGTGCGCCGAACGTCCAGGACGCCGTCTTCGCGAACGCGGCCGTCCACGCGGCCGTCGCGGACATTCTGGACGAACGCGACGAGCCGGCGGGGAAGGGCGACGAGGGCGCGTGGGCGCCCTCGGTGACCGACGCTGAGGCGTTCGAGATCGTCGACGACGCGGTCGGGCGCGTCGCGGACGAGGTCGGCTTCGAGATCGGCTTCGGGCTCGACGTCGCCGCGTCGGAACTGTACGACGCCGACGCTGGCGCGTACGTCTACAGCGACGAAACCCGCTCGACCGACGAGCAGATCGACTACGTCGCCGACCTCGTCTCGCGGTACGACCTCGTCTACGTCGAGGACCCGCTCGACGAGGACGATTACGACGCCTACGCGACGTTGACGGACCGAGTTGGAGACGCGACCCTCGTCTGCGGCGACGACCTCTTCGTGACGAACGTCGAGCGCCTGCGGACGGGTATCGATCGCGGCGCGGCCAACAGCATCCTGATCAAGCCGAACCAGATCGGGACGCTCGCGGACGCGTTCGACGCGATCGAACTGGCGACCGCGAGCGGGTACGAGTCGGTCGTCTCGCACCGATCGGGCGAGACGGAGGACGTGACGATCGCACACCTCGCCGTGGCGACGGACGCCTCGTTCATCAAGACGGGCGCCGTCGGCGGCGAGCGAACCGCGAAGCTAAACGAACTGATCAGAATCGAGGACGACGCTATATGA
- a CDS encoding 50S ribosomal protein L13 — protein MSVAEFDADVVVDARDCIMGRVASEVAQRALDGERVAVVNAEAAVITGDKEDIFETYRTRAQLGSDRGPNYPKRPDTILKRSVRGMVPYKKPRGREALSNVRAYVGNPYDGDDDHEAEVLEGTSLDRLSNIRFVHLGEVADQLGANVTW, from the coding sequence ATGAGCGTCGCCGAGTTCGACGCCGACGTCGTCGTCGACGCCCGCGATTGCATCATGGGCCGGGTCGCCAGCGAGGTGGCCCAGCGCGCCCTGGACGGCGAGCGCGTCGCCGTCGTCAACGCCGAAGCCGCCGTCATCACCGGCGACAAGGAGGACATCTTCGAGACCTACCGGACCCGGGCCCAGCTGGGTTCCGATCGCGGTCCGAACTACCCGAAGCGCCCGGACACGATCCTCAAGCGCTCCGTGCGCGGCATGGTTCCGTACAAGAAGCCCCGCGGTCGCGAGGCGCTCTCGAACGTGCGCGCCTACGTCGGGAATCCGTACGACGGGGACGACGACCACGAGGCCGAGGTGCTGGAGGGAACGTCGCTGGATCGCCTGTCGAACATTCGCTTCGTCCACCTGGGCGAAGTCGCCGACCAACTGGGTGCAAACGTCACATGGTAA
- the mvk gene encoding mevalonate kinase has translation MTRSSAPGKVYLFGEHAVVYGEPAVPCAIERRARVGVERRSDATLRVHSDELSLDGFTVEYSGSTAGTPDIDADESLVNAAMGYVDEAIAQVREVAGETDAGFDVTIESDIPLGAGLGSSAAVVVAAIDAATRALGVELEPAELAERAYRTELAVQDGQASRADTFCSATGGAVRVEGDDCRSIEAPDLPFVIGFDGGAGDTGALVSGVRSLRDEYDFAADTIGSIGDLVRRGETVLEAGELDELGDLMDFNHGLLAALGVSSRSLDNMVWAARTAGAHGAKLTGAGGGGCIVALDPTPETETALRYLPGCESVFRAELAEDGVRRLE, from the coding sequence ATGACCCGGTCGAGCGCTCCCGGGAAGGTCTACCTCTTCGGGGAGCACGCGGTGGTGTACGGCGAACCCGCCGTCCCGTGCGCGATCGAGCGGCGGGCGCGCGTCGGCGTCGAGCGGCGGTCGGACGCCACGTTGCGGGTTCACTCGGACGAACTGAGCCTGGACGGCTTTACCGTCGAGTATTCGGGGTCGACCGCGGGGACGCCCGACATCGACGCCGACGAGTCGCTGGTGAACGCGGCCATGGGCTACGTCGACGAGGCGATCGCCCAGGTGCGCGAGGTCGCCGGCGAGACCGACGCGGGCTTCGACGTGACGATCGAGAGCGACATCCCCCTGGGCGCCGGGCTCGGGTCGTCGGCTGCGGTCGTCGTGGCCGCCATCGACGCGGCGACCCGCGCGCTGGGCGTCGAACTCGAACCGGCCGAACTCGCCGAGCGCGCCTATCGGACGGAGCTGGCCGTTCAGGACGGGCAGGCCTCCCGGGCCGACACGTTCTGTTCGGCGACGGGTGGCGCCGTCAGAGTCGAAGGCGACGATTGCCGGTCGATCGAGGCGCCGGATCTCCCGTTCGTGATCGGGTTCGACGGGGGCGCCGGCGATACGGGCGCGCTGGTTTCGGGCGTCCGATCGCTTCGCGATGAGTACGACTTCGCCGCCGATACGATCGGTTCGATCGGCGACCTCGTCAGGCGTGGCGAAACCGTCCTCGAGGCGGGTGAACTCGACGAACTCGGCGATCTGATGGACTTCAATCACGGTCTCCTCGCGGCGCTGGGCGTCTCGTCGCGATCGCTCGATAACATGGTCTGGGCGGCACGGACGGCGGGCGCGCACGGGGCGAAGCTGACCGGCGCGGGCGGCGGCGGCTGCATCGTCGCCCTCGACCCGACCCCCGAGACGGAGACGGCGCTTCGCTACCTTCCGGGCTGCGAGTCGGTGTTTCGGGCGGAACTCGCCGAGGACGGGGTGCGACGGCTCGAATGA
- the idsA3 gene encoding geranylfarnesyl diphosphate synthase, giving the protein MTTPEAREQAVLEAVRERRERVNEAIPDELPIKRPERLYEASRYLLDAGGKRLRPSVLLVTAEALADVEPLSTEYRSFPTLDDGDPIDALAAGVSVEVIQSFTLIHDDIMDDDDLRRGVPAVHREYDVETAILAGDTLYSKAFEIMLDTGATTDRTVRALDVLANTCTQICEGQSLDVQFEERAHVTPDEYLEMVEQKTAVLYAASAALPAVLMGADEETVDALYGYGLDIGRGFQIHDDVLDLTVPSETLGKQRGSDLVENKQTLITVHAREQGVDVDSLVDTDDVDAVTEAEIDAAVATLEDAGSIEFARAKARELVSQGTERLDVLPENEARSLLEDLADYLVERGY; this is encoded by the coding sequence ATGACGACCCCCGAGGCACGCGAACAGGCGGTACTCGAGGCCGTCCGGGAGCGCCGCGAGCGCGTCAACGAGGCGATCCCCGACGAGCTCCCGATCAAGCGCCCGGAACGGCTCTACGAGGCCTCTCGCTACCTGCTCGACGCGGGCGGCAAACGCCTCCGACCGTCGGTATTGCTCGTGACGGCCGAAGCGCTCGCGGACGTCGAACCGCTCTCGACGGAGTACCGTTCGTTCCCCACGCTCGACGACGGGGACCCCATCGACGCCCTCGCGGCGGGGGTGAGCGTCGAGGTGATCCAGTCGTTCACGCTGATCCACGACGACATCATGGACGACGACGACCTGCGCCGGGGCGTGCCGGCCGTCCACCGCGAGTACGACGTCGAGACGGCGATCCTCGCCGGCGATACGCTCTACTCGAAGGCCTTCGAGATCATGCTCGACACCGGCGCCACGACCGACCGGACGGTCCGCGCGCTCGACGTCCTCGCGAACACCTGCACGCAGATCTGCGAGGGCCAGTCGCTGGACGTCCAGTTCGAGGAGCGAGCGCACGTCACGCCGGACGAGTACCTGGAGATGGTCGAACAGAAGACGGCGGTCCTCTACGCCGCGTCGGCCGCACTTCCCGCGGTCCTGATGGGAGCCGACGAGGAGACGGTCGACGCCCTCTACGGCTACGGCCTCGACATCGGCCGCGGCTTCCAGATCCACGACGACGTCCTCGACCTGACCGTCCCGAGCGAGACGCTCGGCAAGCAGCGCGGCAGCGACCTCGTCGAGAACAAGCAGACGCTGATCACGGTCCACGCCCGCGAGCAGGGCGTCGACGTCGATTCGCTCGTCGACACCGACGACGTCGACGCGGTCACCGAGGCCGAGATCGACGCCGCCGTCGCGACGCTCGAGGATGCGGGAAGCATCGAATTCGCCCGAGCGAAGGCGCGCGAACTCGTCTCGCAGGGGACCGAACGGCTGGACGTCCTGCCGGAGAACGAGGCGCGATCGCTGCTCGAGGATCTGGCGGATTACCTCGTCGAACGCGGTTACTGA
- a CDS encoding DNA-directed RNA polymerase subunit K codes for MQQERHNRYEKARILGARALQVSYGAPVLIETDRTQPILIAAEEYDAGVLPFTINRGSKST; via the coding sequence ATGCAACAGGAACGACACAATCGCTACGAGAAAGCCCGGATCCTCGGTGCGCGCGCACTGCAGGTGTCCTACGGCGCCCCGGTGCTGATCGAGACGGACCGGACCCAGCCGATCCTCATCGCTGCCGAGGAGTACGACGCCGGCGTCCTGCCGTTTACGATCAATCGGGGCTCGAAATCGACATGA
- a CDS encoding DNA-directed RNA polymerase subunit D gives MTTDYDVEFVERGDREARFLVRGVTPAFANGIRRAMIADVPTLSIDTVRFIENSSVMFDEQLALRLGLVPLTTPEPEEFGDDDVVTLSIDVEGPGTAYSSDLVSSEPDLVRPAEDNVPIIHLKDGQRLEAEADAAYDRGKNHAKHQGGVSVGYRHLQRVTVDGDLPEFEDEEPQIVRGVIEDDGELIPSREFDHDLTERYPGKDVSVEDVPNAFVFHVETDGSFTVEELVTRAVDTIDERAAELETAVQL, from the coding sequence ATGACGACAGACTACGACGTCGAGTTCGTCGAACGCGGCGATCGCGAGGCGCGGTTCCTCGTCCGCGGCGTCACGCCCGCGTTCGCCAACGGCATTCGCCGCGCGATGATCGCCGACGTGCCGACGCTCTCGATCGACACCGTTCGGTTCATCGAGAACTCGTCGGTGATGTTCGACGAGCAGCTGGCGCTCAGGCTGGGACTCGTCCCCCTGACGACGCCGGAACCCGAGGAGTTCGGTGACGACGACGTGGTCACGCTCTCGATCGACGTGGAAGGGCCGGGAACGGCCTACTCGAGCGACCTCGTCTCGAGCGAACCCGACCTCGTCCGGCCCGCCGAGGATAACGTCCCGATCATCCACCTCAAGGACGGCCAGCGCCTCGAGGCGGAGGCCGACGCCGCCTACGATCGCGGGAAGAACCACGCCAAACACCAGGGCGGCGTCTCCGTCGGCTACCGGCACCTGCAGCGGGTGACGGTCGACGGCGACCTGCCCGAGTTCGAGGACGAGGAGCCCCAGATCGTTCGGGGCGTCATCGAGGACGACGGCGAACTGATCCCGTCGAGGGAGTTCGACCACGACCTCACCGAGCGCTACCCCGGCAAGGACGTCAGCGTCGAGGACGTGCCGAACGCGTTCGTCTTCCACGTGGAGACGGACGGCTCGTTCACCGTCGAGGAACTGGTCACGCGCGCGGTCGATACGATCGACGAGCGCGCGGCCGAACTGGAAACGGCCGTACAGCTATAG
- the rpsB gene encoding 30S ribosomal protein S2, translated as MTENDTQQEGLDAAEEEIDEEPAEGAGPAAESEADVEPVDDQPAEAAAEAEEPDEEASGPSLDDDVMSDEEADLLIPVEDYLGAGVHIGTQQKTADMDRFIHRVRTDGLYVLDVGKTDGRIRTAADFLANYTPEQILVTSSRQYGRFPAEKFAEAVGARARTGRFIPGTLTNPKYDGYIEPDVLVVTDPIGDAQAVKEAITVGIPVIAMCDSNNQTGNVDLVVPTNNKGRKALSVVYWLLANEVLDRRGAEPSYALDDFESLV; from the coding sequence ATGACAGAGAACGATACACAACAGGAGGGCCTCGACGCCGCCGAGGAGGAGATCGACGAGGAGCCGGCCGAGGGTGCCGGCCCCGCCGCCGAATCCGAGGCCGACGTCGAACCCGTAGACGACCAGCCGGCCGAGGCAGCCGCCGAGGCCGAAGAACCGGACGAGGAGGCGAGCGGGCCGTCGCTCGACGACGACGTCATGAGCGACGAGGAGGCCGACCTGCTCATCCCCGTCGAGGATTACCTGGGCGCCGGCGTTCACATCGGCACCCAGCAGAAGACTGCGGACATGGACCGGTTCATCCACCGGGTCCGGACCGACGGGCTCTACGTCCTCGACGTGGGCAAGACGGATGGCCGGATCCGTACCGCCGCGGACTTCCTCGCGAACTACACCCCGGAGCAGATCCTCGTGACCTCGAGCCGCCAGTACGGGCGCTTCCCGGCGGAGAAGTTCGCCGAGGCCGTCGGCGCCCGCGCTCGGACGGGCCGGTTCATCCCCGGCACGCTGACGAATCCGAAGTACGACGGCTACATCGAGCCCGACGTGCTCGTCGTCACCGACCCGATCGGCGACGCCCAGGCCGTCAAGGAGGCCATCACGGTCGGCATCCCCGTCATCGCGATGTGCGACTCGAACAACCAGACGGGCAACGTCGATCTGGTCGTCCCCACGAACAACAAGGGACGAAAGGCGCTGTCGGTCGTCTACTGGTTACTCGCGAACGAGGTCCTCGACCGCCGCGGCGCCGAGCCGTCCTACGCGCTCGACGACTTCGAGAGCCTGGTCTGA
- a CDS encoding 30S ribosomal protein S9 yields MVTNTSGKKKTAVARATVTDGEGRVRINAQPVELVEPEMSRLKMLEPFRIAGDELRDGVDIDVRVEGGGISGQADAVRTAIARGIVQHTNDAELRDAYMSFDRSLLVNDVRQSEPKKWGGPGARARYQKSYR; encoded by the coding sequence ATGGTAACGAACACGAGCGGCAAGAAGAAGACGGCCGTGGCGCGGGCCACCGTCACAGACGGCGAGGGCCGCGTCCGGATCAACGCACAGCCGGTCGAACTGGTCGAACCCGAAATGTCGCGGCTCAAGATGCTCGAGCCGTTCCGCATCGCGGGCGACGAACTGCGAGACGGCGTCGACATCGACGTTCGCGTCGAGGGCGGCGGGATCAGCGGGCAGGCAGACGCCGTCCGCACCGCGATCGCGCGCGGCATCGTCCAGCACACGAACGACGCCGAACTGCGCGACGCGTACATGTCGTTCGACCGGTCGCTGCTGGTCAACGACGTGCGCCAGTCCGAACCCAAGAAGTGGGGCGGCCCCGGTGCGCGGGCTCGCTACCAGAAGTCCTACCGCTGA
- a CDS encoding DNA-directed RNA polymerase subunit N — translation MMVPVRCFTCGNVVAEHWEEFEDRARDGDEDPAEVLDDLGVDRFCCRRMLVSHTDLVDVVSPYQ, via the coding sequence ATGATGGTACCAGTCCGGTGTTTCACGTGCGGCAACGTCGTCGCCGAGCACTGGGAGGAGTTCGAAGATCGCGCTCGCGACGGCGACGAGGACCCCGCGGAGGTGCTCGACGATCTCGGCGTCGACCGCTTCTGCTGTCGACGCATGCTCGTCAGTCACACCGACCTCGTCGACGTCGTCTCGCCGTACCAGTAA
- a CDS encoding 50S ribosomal protein L18e, giving the protein MSTKTNPRLTDLIAELKSASRSRDADVWRDIADRLEKPRSNHAEVNLGRIERYAREDETVIVPGKVLGSGRLRKNVTVAAVDASSSAATKIDQVGEYVPIEQLLEENPDGSNVRVIA; this is encoded by the coding sequence ATGAGTACGAAGACCAACCCGAGGCTCACAGACCTCATCGCCGAGTTGAAGTCCGCGTCCCGATCGCGGGACGCGGACGTCTGGCGCGACATCGCGGACCGCCTCGAGAAGCCCCGGTCGAACCACGCGGAGGTGAACCTGGGGCGCATCGAGCGCTACGCCCGCGAAGACGAGACCGTGATCGTTCCCGGCAAGGTGCTGGGCAGCGGTCGCCTGCGCAAGAACGTCACCGTCGCCGCCGTCGACGCGTCGTCGTCGGCCGCGACCAAGATCGATCAGGTCGGCGAGTACGTACCGATCGAGCAGCTGCTCGAAGAGAATCCGGACGGATCGAACGTGCGGGTGATCGCATGA
- a CDS encoding isopentenyl phosphate kinase, with protein sequence MTVVLKLGGSVITEKDRPETLDGAALDRAADAIAEARSAGDVTDLVLVHGGGSFGHHHASEHGVSTTSGSHDVDAVHAIHGAMTTLDRFVLDRLVERDVPAVPIHPLSTASRRADGTLTFPTGQVETLVGEGFVPVLHGDLVAHETEGVTVLSGDELVVELARALAAERVGLCSAVPGVLDEDGTVVERIDSYDAVASALGESDATDVSGGMAGKVRSLLELESSASIVGLSDLRAFLAGERPGTTIE encoded by the coding sequence ATGACCGTCGTCCTGAAGCTCGGCGGCAGCGTCATCACCGAGAAGGACCGCCCCGAGACGCTCGACGGGGCGGCGCTCGATCGAGCCGCCGACGCGATCGCGGAGGCCCGGTCGGCCGGCGACGTCACGGACCTCGTACTCGTTCACGGCGGCGGCAGTTTCGGGCACCACCACGCGAGCGAGCACGGCGTGTCCACGACGAGCGGGAGTCACGACGTCGACGCGGTTCACGCGATTCACGGAGCGATGACCACGCTCGATCGCTTCGTGCTGGATCGGCTCGTCGAGCGCGACGTGCCGGCAGTGCCGATCCATCCGCTCTCGACGGCCAGTCGACGCGCCGACGGAACCCTCACGTTCCCGACGGGTCAGGTCGAAACCCTCGTTGGCGAGGGGTTCGTCCCCGTCCTCCACGGCGATCTCGTCGCCCACGAGACCGAGGGTGTGACCGTTCTCAGCGGCGACGAACTCGTCGTCGAACTGGCGCGGGCGCTCGCGGCGGAGCGGGTGGGTCTCTGTTCGGCCGTGCCGGGCGTCCTCGACGAAGACGGGACGGTGGTCGAGCGGATCGATTCCTACGATGCCGTCGCGAGCGCCCTCGGCGAGAGCGACGCGACGGACGTCAGCGGCGGCATGGCCGGGAAGGTTCGATCGCTCCTCGAACTCGAGTCGAGTGCGTCGATCGTCGGACTGTCCGACTTGCGGGCGTTTCTCGCCGGCGAGCGGCCCGGAACGACGATCGAGTGA